The proteins below come from a single Streptococcus porcinus genomic window:
- the hpf gene encoding ribosome hibernation-promoting factor, HPF/YfiA family: MIKFSIRGENIEVTDAIRDYVESKLAKIEKYFVEENEIDTRVNLKVYREKTAKVEVTILLGSMTLRAEDVSQDMYGSIDLVVDKIERQIRKNKTKIAKKHREKIPTGQVFTNEFESEEVEESPVVKVVRTKNVTLKPMDIEEARLQMELLGHDFFIYTDSEDGETNILYRREDGDLGLIEAK, encoded by the coding sequence ATGATTAAATTTAGTATTCGTGGAGAAAATATTGAAGTAACAGATGCAATTCGCGACTACGTTGAATCTAAGCTTGCTAAAATTGAAAAATATTTTGTTGAAGAGAATGAAATAGATACTCGTGTCAATCTCAAAGTGTATCGTGAAAAGACTGCTAAAGTTGAGGTAACTATTTTACTAGGATCAATGACTCTTCGTGCAGAAGATGTCTCACAAGACATGTATGGATCAATCGATTTAGTAGTTGATAAGATTGAGCGTCAAATTCGTAAAAATAAAACAAAAATCGCTAAAAAACATCGTGAAAAGATTCCAACTGGTCAAGTTTTCACAAATGAATTTGAATCAGAAGAGGTTGAAGAAAGTCCAGTTGTCAAAGTTGTTCGTACCAAAAATGTCACACTTAAACCAATGGATATTGAAGAAGCGCGTTTACAGATGGAACTTCTAGGACATGATTTCTTTATCTACACAGATTCTGAAGATGGTGAAACAAATATTCTTTACCGCCGTGAAGATGGCGATTTAGGTCTTATTGAGGCAAAATAA
- a CDS encoding ComF family protein encodes MGYNCLLCENCIEHSYSLLEIIFLLKKEQIICHSCQSKFKRVGPKHCSACFKSGSANLCNDCIEWSKKGYAVKHHALFKYNNYMKAYFSSYKFQGDYLLRNVFAQPFLETVRKNYKEYVLIPVPVSPEREEIRGFNQVTAILEVAGCQFSPMVSKVENEHQSQKNKVQRLRSANSFYINELAKEVQKNQKLLIIDDIYTTGTTIKHVRDVLIAEGFINIKSFSIAR; translated from the coding sequence ATGGGTTATAATTGCCTTTTATGTGAAAATTGTATTGAACACAGTTATTCTCTTTTAGAAATTATTTTCTTACTGAAAAAGGAGCAAATAATATGTCACTCTTGTCAAAGTAAGTTTAAACGAGTAGGTCCAAAACATTGTTCAGCTTGTTTCAAATCTGGATCAGCTAATTTATGTAATGATTGTATTGAGTGGAGTAAAAAGGGGTATGCAGTTAAGCATCATGCTCTATTCAAATATAACAATTACATGAAAGCATATTTTTCAAGTTATAAATTTCAAGGGGATTATTTACTTAGAAATGTTTTTGCCCAACCGTTCCTAGAAACAGTGCGAAAAAACTATAAGGAATATGTACTAATACCAGTTCCTGTCAGTCCAGAGAGGGAAGAAATAAGAGGTTTTAATCAAGTAACAGCAATTTTGGAAGTAGCAGGTTGCCAGTTTTCACCAATGGTTAGTAAAGTAGAAAATGAACACCAATCTCAGAAAAATAAAGTGCAACGTTTAAGGAGCGCTAATAGCTTTTATATTAACGAACTGGCTAAAGAAGTTCAAAAAAATCAAAAATTGTTAATTATTGATGATATTTATACTACTGGAACAACTATAAAACATGTTAGAGACGTACTTATTGCTGAAGGTTTTATTAATATAAAAAGTTTCAGTATTGCACGCTAA
- a CDS encoding DEAD/DEAH box helicase has protein sequence MECLENLYGRIFTANQISYEAQRIASTKDSFEDDGKDYYCGRCFSKADKDHLLPNGHYYCRWCLVFGRVQSHDKLYYYPAQPFPKGSYLKWKGTLTPYQESISKQLVENYCLEKRSLVYAVTGAGKTEMIYRVIEEVVNSGKWVALVSPRIDVCIEVHRRLSRDFSCQIVLMHAESESYHRAPLVIATTHQLLKFYKAFHLIIIDEVDSFPFVDNPLLNRAVISALMEEGRLIYLTATSTKFLEREVTNGKLTKITLPRRFHNKPLIVPDFQLIFNLQRYLDRNKLPHKLFSAIQKQTTLPYPLLIFYPVIEKGQKFYETLVKAFPNHKIGYVSSQTLKRKELIEDFRRGDLSILVTTTILERGVTIPGVDVFVILAHHRLFTSSSLIQIAGRVGRSVERPNGKVIFFHEGVSSAMYRARKEIRGLNKEAYGL, from the coding sequence ATGGAATGTTTAGAGAATTTATATGGTCGCATATTTACAGCTAATCAAATTAGCTATGAAGCACAAAGGATTGCAAGTACTAAAGATAGTTTTGAGGATGATGGTAAGGATTATTATTGCGGACGTTGCTTTAGTAAAGCTGATAAAGACCACTTACTACCTAATGGACACTATTATTGCAGATGGTGTTTAGTTTTTGGTCGAGTGCAAAGTCATGACAAGCTCTATTATTACCCTGCTCAGCCATTTCCTAAAGGGAGTTATCTTAAGTGGAAAGGAACTTTAACACCTTATCAAGAGAGTATTTCTAAACAATTGGTTGAAAATTATTGTTTAGAAAAACGGAGTTTGGTTTATGCTGTTACAGGAGCAGGTAAAACAGAGATGATCTATAGAGTTATCGAAGAAGTAGTCAATAGTGGGAAATGGGTGGCATTAGTCAGTCCGAGAATAGATGTCTGTATTGAAGTTCATAGGCGCTTAAGCCGTGACTTCTCATGTCAGATTGTTTTGATGCATGCAGAGTCAGAAAGTTATCATAGAGCTCCGCTTGTCATTGCAACAACTCATCAGTTATTGAAATTTTATAAGGCATTTCATTTGATTATTATTGATGAAGTAGATTCTTTTCCATTTGTTGACAATCCACTCCTAAATCGTGCTGTTATATCAGCGTTGATGGAGGAAGGTCGGTTAATTTATTTGACAGCTACCTCTACAAAGTTTTTAGAGAGGGAAGTGACGAATGGTAAACTGACCAAAATAACTCTACCGAGACGATTTCATAATAAACCTTTGATAGTACCTGATTTTCAATTGATTTTTAATCTTCAGCGATATTTGGATAGAAATAAACTCCCTCATAAACTATTTTCTGCTATTCAAAAACAAACTACTTTGCCCTATCCACTTTTAATTTTTTATCCTGTCATAGAGAAAGGTCAAAAATTTTATGAAACTTTAGTAAAAGCATTTCCTAACCACAAGATAGGATATGTAAGCAGTCAAACGCTCAAACGTAAAGAATTAATTGAGGACTTTCGTCGAGGTGACCTATCAATTCTTGTTACGACTACGATTCTAGAAAGAGGTGTTACTATTCCTGGTGTAGATGTCTTTGTAATATTAGCGCATCATCGCCTTTTTACATCTTCAAGTCTCATTCAAATAGCTGGGCGGGTTGGGAGATCTGTCGAACGCCCAAATGGTAAAGTAATCTTTTTTCACGAGGGAGTGAGTTCTGCTATGTATAGAGCAAGGAAAGAAATAAGAGGTTTAAATAAGGAAGCTTATGGGTTATAA
- a CDS encoding YigZ family protein has product MESYKTIQANGHFEEVIKKSRFIGQAFRISSEEEGKAILAKIKKEHYKANHSCSAMIIGENAQIKRSSDDGEPSGTAGLPILSILEKQDLTNILVVVTRYFGGIKLGTGGLIRAYSSVTAATLDSSQQIIVKEQVGLRVHLSYSQYQVFTNFIETYGLVEQHTTFTDQVSTTLFCDFDFQSKLIQELSEFYQGKISFEAVDSQVVEVPI; this is encoded by the coding sequence ATGGAATCTTACAAAACAATACAAGCAAATGGTCATTTCGAAGAAGTAATCAAAAAATCACGTTTTATTGGTCAAGCTTTTCGCATTTCAAGTGAAGAAGAAGGCAAAGCAATTTTAGCAAAAATAAAAAAAGAGCACTACAAGGCTAATCATTCTTGTTCTGCTATGATCATCGGCGAGAATGCACAAATAAAACGCTCAAGTGATGATGGTGAACCATCTGGTACTGCTGGACTACCTATCCTTTCTATCCTAGAAAAACAGGACTTAACTAATATTTTAGTGGTTGTCACGCGCTATTTTGGTGGGATTAAATTAGGGACTGGCGGCCTCATAAGAGCTTACTCTTCAGTAACTGCTGCAACATTAGATAGCTCGCAACAAATCATAGTAAAAGAACAAGTTGGTCTGCGCGTTCACTTAAGTTACTCTCAGTATCAAGTTTTTACTAACTTTATAGAAACCTATGGATTAGTTGAACAGCATACTACTTTTACTGATCAAGTCTCAACAACACTCTTTTGCGATTTCGATTTTCAATCTAAACTGATTCAAGAGCTCTCAGAATTCTATCAAGGCAAGATTTCTTTTGAAGCGGTGGACTCTCAAGTTGTTGAAGTACCTATTTAA
- the cysK gene encoding cysteine synthase A: MSKLYNNITELVGQTPIIKLQHLADKESADVYVKLESFNPGSSVKDRIALAMIDAAEQEGIIKPGDTIIEPTSGNTGIGLAWVGAAKGYKVIIVMPETMSLERRQLIQAYGAELVLTPGSEGMKGAIAKAQTLATEIGGWLPSQFTNPANPKIHEETTGQEIFEVFKEIGLDAFVAGVGTGGTITGVSHALKKVMPELKTYAVEADESAVLSGQEPAPHKIQGISAGFIPEILDTNSYDSIIRVSSDNALKTGRLVGANEGFLVGISSGAAIYAALSLAKELGKGKKVLALLPDNGERYLSTGLYQFN; this comes from the coding sequence ATGTCTAAACTATACAACAATATTACAGAACTGGTTGGTCAAACTCCAATCATTAAATTACAACATTTAGCCGACAAAGAATCAGCTGATGTCTATGTTAAACTCGAATCTTTTAATCCAGGTTCTAGTGTTAAAGACCGTATTGCTCTTGCAATGATTGATGCTGCTGAACAAGAGGGAATCATTAAACCAGGTGACACTATTATTGAACCAACTAGCGGAAATACTGGTATTGGTTTAGCCTGGGTCGGAGCTGCAAAAGGGTACAAAGTTATTATTGTTATGCCTGAAACTATGAGTCTAGAACGTCGCCAGTTGATTCAAGCTTATGGTGCTGAATTAGTTCTTACCCCAGGTTCTGAAGGAATGAAAGGTGCTATTGCTAAAGCTCAAACTTTAGCAACCGAAATCGGAGGCTGGCTTCCATCACAATTCACTAACCCAGCCAACCCTAAAATTCACGAAGAGACAACTGGTCAAGAGATTTTTGAAGTTTTCAAAGAAATTGGCCTAGATGCCTTTGTTGCAGGAGTTGGTACTGGCGGAACCATAACAGGAGTTTCCCATGCGCTAAAAAAAGTTATGCCTGAACTTAAAACTTATGCTGTTGAAGCTGATGAATCAGCTGTCTTGTCAGGTCAAGAACCTGCTCCGCATAAAATTCAGGGAATATCTGCTGGTTTTATTCCTGAAATCCTAGACACTAACTCATATGACAGTATTATTCGAGTAAGCTCTGATAATGCCCTTAAAACAGGTCGTTTGGTCGGAGCTAACGAGGGATTCTTGGTGGGAATTTCATCTGGCGCTGCTATCTATGCGGCTTTATCCCTAGCTAAAGAATTAGGTAAGGGCAAAAAAGTTCTCGCGCTACTTCCAGACAATGGGGAACGCTATCTCTCCACTGGGCTTTATCAATTCAATTAA
- a CDS encoding S1 RNA-binding domain-containing protein, with protein MKIGDKFHGTITGIKPYGAFVALDNGTTGLIHISEIKTGYINNIHDILTVGDAVDVQVVDYDEFNQKVSLSMRTLEEEKHQLSHRHRFSNSRLKIGFKPLAANLDLWIKEGLEHFKH; from the coding sequence ATGAAAATAGGCGACAAATTTCATGGGACTATTACAGGAATCAAACCCTATGGTGCTTTTGTTGCCCTAGATAATGGAACAACAGGTCTCATCCATATTTCAGAAATTAAAACAGGCTATATTAATAACATCCATGACATACTAACGGTGGGTGATGCGGTTGATGTACAGGTTGTTGATTATGATGAATTCAACCAAAAAGTTAGTCTTTCTATGAGAACATTAGAAGAAGAGAAACATCAATTATCACACCGCCATCGTTTTTCAAATAGTCGATTAAAAATAGGCTTTAAGCCGCTAGCTGCTAATTTGGATCTTTGGATAAAAGAAGGATTAGAACATTTTAAACATTAA
- a CDS encoding bifunctional Cof-type HAD-IIB family hydrolase/peptidylprolyl isomerase: MDAKTKYKAKKIKMVFFDIDDTLRIKDTGYMPETIQKIFKELKAKGILTGIASGRARYGVPQEVQDLHADYCVKLNGAYAKDDQKNIIFQAPIPDEIVMRFKEWADAVGINYGMAGRHQAVLSERNDLVSKAIDPVYADLDVCPDFNEKQDVYQMWTFEDQGDALQLPEDLAEHLRLVRWHDNSSDVVLKGTSKALGVSKVVDHLGLKPENILVFGDELNDLELFDYAGISIAMGISHPLLQEKADFVTKKVEENGILYALEELGLIEKELHFPQVSLDTVQGPKAIIKTNHGDLQVQLFPEHAPKAVANFIGLAKEGYYDGIIFHRIIPDFMIQGGDPTGTGMGGQSIYGDSFEDEFSDELYNLRGALSMANAGPNTNGSQFFIVQNKKIPYAQKELERGGWPVPIAASYAEKGGTPHLDRRHTVFGQLVDQTSYDVLDTIAAVETGLQDKPKEDVVIETIEVLD; the protein is encoded by the coding sequence ATGGACGCAAAAACGAAATATAAAGCAAAGAAAATAAAAATGGTTTTTTTTGATATTGATGATACCCTAAGAATAAAAGACACTGGCTATATGCCAGAAACGATTCAAAAAATCTTTAAAGAATTAAAAGCAAAGGGCATTCTGACTGGTATTGCTTCTGGCCGTGCACGATATGGTGTACCTCAAGAGGTCCAAGATTTACATGCTGATTACTGTGTTAAGTTAAATGGGGCTTATGCTAAAGATGATCAGAAAAACATTATTTTCCAAGCACCTATTCCTGATGAAATCGTAATGAGGTTCAAAGAGTGGGCTGATGCAGTGGGAATCAACTATGGGATGGCTGGTCGCCATCAAGCTGTATTATCAGAAAGAAATGATTTGGTCAGCAAAGCTATTGATCCTGTTTATGCAGATTTAGATGTTTGTCCGGATTTTAACGAAAAACAGGATGTGTACCAAATGTGGACCTTTGAGGACCAAGGAGATGCTTTGCAACTACCTGAGGATTTGGCTGAACACTTACGGTTGGTTAGATGGCATGATAACTCATCAGATGTTGTTTTAAAGGGGACATCAAAAGCATTAGGTGTTTCAAAAGTAGTTGACCATCTTGGTTTAAAACCTGAAAATATTTTAGTTTTTGGGGATGAGTTGAACGATTTAGAATTATTTGATTATGCCGGAATCAGTATTGCAATGGGGATATCTCATCCTTTATTACAAGAAAAAGCTGATTTTGTTACAAAAAAAGTAGAAGAAAATGGCATTTTATATGCATTGGAGGAATTAGGTTTGATCGAAAAAGAATTACACTTTCCGCAAGTAAGTTTAGATACTGTTCAGGGCCCAAAAGCTATTATTAAAACGAATCACGGTGATTTGCAAGTACAACTCTTTCCTGAACACGCTCCTAAAGCAGTAGCTAATTTTATTGGTCTTGCAAAAGAAGGCTATTATGATGGTATTATTTTCCACCGTATTATTCCTGATTTTATGATTCAAGGTGGAGACCCGACAGGAACAGGAATGGGAGGACAATCTATCTATGGAGATAGCTTTGAAGACGAATTTTCAGATGAGCTTTATAACCTACGCGGTGCTCTTTCAATGGCAAATGCTGGACCAAATACTAATGGTAGTCAATTCTTCATTGTTCAGAATAAGAAAATTCCATATGCTCAAAAAGAATTAGAACGAGGAGGTTGGCCTGTACCTATTGCAGCTTCTTATGCTGAAAAAGGAGGAACTCCTCATCTAGATAGACGACATACTGTATTTGGTCAATTGGTTGATCAAACTTCGTATGATGTGTTGGATACCATAGCTGCTGTTGAAACTGGTCTGCAGGATAAGCCTAAAGAAGACGTGGTGATTGAGACAATTGAGGTTTTAGATTAA
- a CDS encoding response regulator transcription factor has product MDNIKVILVDDHEMVRLGLKSFLNMQKDITVVAEASNGRQGVKLALEIQPDVVVMDLVMPELDGVEATLEILQKWSEAKILVLTSYLDNEKIYPVIEAGAKGYMLKTSSAAEILNAIRKVAKGQLAIETEVDKKIKAHNQHPDLHEELTAREYDILYLLAKGYDNQTIADELFISLKTVKTHVSNILSKLEVDDRTQAVVYAFRHHLVPQDDN; this is encoded by the coding sequence ATGGATAATATTAAGGTAATCTTAGTTGATGATCATGAAATGGTGCGTTTAGGATTAAAAAGTTTTTTAAATATGCAAAAGGATATCACTGTTGTTGCAGAAGCTTCAAATGGACGGCAAGGAGTTAAGCTAGCGCTTGAGATACAACCTGATGTGGTGGTAATGGATCTTGTCATGCCAGAATTAGATGGGGTAGAAGCCACGCTTGAAATTTTACAGAAATGGTCGGAAGCTAAAATTTTGGTGCTCACATCTTATCTGGACAATGAAAAAATCTATCCTGTCATTGAAGCAGGAGCAAAAGGCTACATGTTAAAGACATCAAGTGCTGCAGAAATACTCAATGCTATTCGCAAAGTAGCTAAAGGTCAGCTGGCAATTGAGACAGAAGTAGATAAAAAAATTAAAGCTCATAACCAACATCCTGATTTACATGAAGAATTAACAGCTCGTGAATATGATATCTTATACCTGTTGGCTAAGGGTTATGACAATCAAACAATTGCAGATGAACTCTTTATATCCTTGAAGACAGTTAAGACTCATGTTTCCAATATTTTATCTAAGCTTGAAGTTGATGATCGAACGCAAGCAGTGGTCTACGCTTTTCGACACCACTTAGTGCCACAAGACGACAATTAG
- a CDS encoding sensor histidine kinase has protein sequence MKKRYYLLIWLYSTITILTIVFVVMDNLDLGLNYLRLNIWRAEKLFFSVLLLIVSVTLLLLLLWITLDDISKRSINQNLRRIIDNKSLKLEETSEININLIRLSKKMFHMTNSLQKKESAYILDSQNIVHRERKRIARDLHDTVSQELFASSMILSGISMSIDDLEKEELNTQIQTVEAMLQNAQKDLRVLLLHLRPTELANRTLTEGIQMILKELTDKSDIEIIYKENIKSLPKAMEDNLFRIAQEFISNTLKHAKASRIELYLNQSKNEVQLKMVDNGVGFDMDEVRNLSYGLKNIEDRIDDFAGSLNVISERGKGVSMDIRLPLVAEGKNG, from the coding sequence TTCAACTATTACTATCTTAACCATTGTTTTTGTAGTTATGGATAACTTGGACTTGGGTTTAAACTACTTACGTTTAAATATTTGGCGAGCAGAAAAACTTTTTTTCTCCGTCTTGTTACTCATTGTGTCAGTCACACTACTATTATTACTTCTTTGGATTACTTTAGATGATATTAGCAAGAGAAGTATTAATCAGAATTTACGGCGCATTATAGATAACAAGTCACTTAAACTAGAGGAAACCTCAGAAATAAATATAAACCTAATTCGGCTTTCTAAAAAAATGTTTCATATGACCAATAGCTTACAGAAAAAAGAAAGTGCCTATATCTTAGATAGTCAAAATATTGTACATCGTGAACGTAAACGAATCGCGCGCGATTTACATGATACAGTAAGTCAAGAACTATTTGCATCTTCTATGATTCTTTCGGGAATATCCATGAGTATAGATGACTTGGAAAAAGAAGAACTAAATACACAAATACAAACAGTAGAAGCGATGTTGCAGAATGCTCAAAAGGATTTAAGGGTCTTGTTGTTGCATTTACGTCCGACAGAATTAGCCAATCGCACCTTAACTGAAGGTATCCAGATGATTCTCAAAGAGCTGACAGATAAGAGTGATATAGAAATTATTTATAAAGAAAATATAAAATCATTACCCAAAGCTATGGAGGATAATCTCTTTAGAATTGCACAGGAATTTATAAGTAATACGCTAAAACACGCTAAAGCTAGTCGAATTGAATTATATCTCAATCAAAGTAAAAATGAAGTACAACTGAAAATGGTTGATAATGGCGTGGGTTTTGATATGGATGAAGTTCGAAATCTAAGTTATGGCTTAAAAAATATAGAAGATCGGATTGACGATTTTGCGGGATCACTTAATGTAATCAGTGAACGCGGTAAAGGTGTTTCAATGGATATTCGATTACCATTAGTGGCGGAGGGAAAAAATGGATAA